The following coding sequences are from one Streptomyces sp. NBC_01485 window:
- a CDS encoding TetR/AcrR family transcriptional regulator, whose protein sequence is MSLTDDGTDSGTDTDIGTRADSGTGAAEQPVRGRPRSEAVERAIIEGTLKLLEEGVPLAEISIERIARTAGVGKATIYRRWSGKEELFVDVLRATEPEDPELLPGTSMRDDLIMLLESMRQRGLANRSSAILHNAHTQMKSSPKIWAAYHAAVIAPRRRMGVDVLRRGQENGELRADLDVELVNDIVVGPMLVRSVLRPDAELPENLPERIVDTLLAGLRPVSSPAP, encoded by the coding sequence GTGAGCCTTACCGACGACGGCACCGACAGCGGCACCGACACCGATATCGGGACCCGCGCCGACAGCGGGACCGGTGCCGCGGAGCAGCCCGTCCGGGGGCGGCCCCGGAGCGAGGCCGTGGAACGGGCCATCATCGAGGGGACGTTGAAGCTGCTGGAGGAGGGCGTCCCGCTCGCCGAGATCTCCATCGAGCGCATCGCCCGTACCGCCGGTGTCGGCAAGGCCACCATCTACCGCCGCTGGAGCGGCAAGGAGGAACTCTTCGTCGACGTCCTGCGCGCCACCGAGCCCGAGGACCCCGAACTGCTCCCGGGCACCTCCATGCGCGACGACCTGATCATGCTGCTCGAATCGATGCGGCAGCGCGGCCTCGCCAACCGTTCCTCGGCGATCCTGCACAACGCGCACACCCAGATGAAGAGCAGCCCGAAGATCTGGGCGGCCTACCACGCCGCGGTCATAGCGCCCCGGCGTCGGATGGGCGTCGACGTCCTGCGCCGCGGCCAGGAGAACGGCGAACTCCGCGCCGACCTGGACGTGGAACTGGTGAACGACATCGTCGTCGGCCCGATGCTCGTCCGCTCCGTCCTGCGCCCCGACGCCGAGCTCCCCGAGAACCTCCCGGAACGCATCGTCGACACGCTGCTGGCCGGGCTACGACCCGTCAGTTCCCCGGCCCCGTAG
- a CDS encoding ABC transporter permease — translation MSAATITATAPTAADARIPLRSHLRHTGALIRRNLLWIRQDPESMFDAVLFPVIFTLLFVYVFGGSIGQSLGGGQEAYVQYVVPGLLAMMGMNMSQGVGTGFNTDFNSGVMDRFRSLPIGRGSVLIAKIVVELMRMLVACGILLLVGVLVGFDITSWPGLFGAVGLATVFGSALMWVFITLGVTMKSPQSVQAMGFLVLMPLQFGSSIFAPTSSMPGWLQNFTDYNPLSALADAARGLMVGGPVAHGLWVTLAWSVGLTAVMAPVAIHKFRTKS, via the coding sequence ATGAGCGCCGCCACGATCACCGCCACCGCCCCCACCGCCGCGGACGCCCGTATCCCGCTGCGCAGCCACCTCCGGCACACCGGCGCGCTGATCCGCCGCAACCTGCTGTGGATCCGCCAGGACCCGGAGTCCATGTTCGACGCCGTGCTGTTCCCGGTGATCTTCACGCTGCTGTTCGTGTACGTCTTCGGCGGCTCCATCGGCCAGTCGCTGGGCGGCGGACAGGAGGCGTACGTGCAGTACGTCGTCCCGGGGCTGCTGGCCATGATGGGGATGAACATGTCCCAGGGCGTGGGCACCGGGTTCAACACGGACTTCAACTCCGGGGTCATGGACCGCTTCCGGTCCCTGCCGATCGGGCGCGGCTCGGTGCTGATCGCCAAGATCGTGGTGGAGCTGATGCGGATGCTCGTCGCGTGCGGGATCCTCCTGCTCGTGGGCGTGCTGGTGGGCTTCGACATCACGAGCTGGCCCGGCCTGTTCGGCGCCGTGGGCCTTGCCACGGTGTTCGGCTCGGCGCTGATGTGGGTGTTCATCACCCTCGGCGTGACGATGAAGAGCCCGCAGTCCGTGCAGGCCATGGGCTTCCTGGTGCTGATGCCGCTGCAGTTCGGCTCGTCGATCTTCGCGCCGACCAGCTCGATGCCGGGCTGGCTGCAGAACTTCACCGACTACAACCCGCTGTCCGCACTCGCGGACGCGGCGCGCGGACTCATGGTGGGCGGCCCGGTCGCGCACGGGCTGTGGGTGACGCTGGCCTGGTCGGTGGGGCTGACGGCGGTGATGGCGCCGGTCGCGATCCACAAGTTCCGCACCAAGAGCTGA
- a CDS encoding GNAT family N-acetyltransferase, producing the protein MQSTSTVIRPFEDADLPVAAAALTDVHATDGYPVEGVARPEDWLRSDDVLASWVAEAGGRIVGHVAVMRPRGEGALRLWAEQDVDDERHIGVLARLFVVRDARECAVGEQLVRAAMDYAVSHGRRLVLDVMVKDQAAIRLYERLGWFRTGRTTHRFGAEQSIEAICYAAPGT; encoded by the coding sequence ATGCAGAGCACCAGCACCGTCATCCGCCCCTTCGAGGACGCGGATCTCCCCGTCGCCGCAGCGGCACTGACCGACGTGCACGCCACCGACGGCTATCCGGTCGAGGGGGTGGCCCGTCCGGAGGACTGGCTGCGGTCCGACGACGTACTGGCGTCCTGGGTCGCGGAGGCCGGGGGAAGGATCGTCGGCCATGTGGCGGTGATGCGGCCGCGTGGCGAGGGCGCCCTGAGGCTGTGGGCCGAACAGGACGTGGACGACGAGCGGCACATCGGGGTGCTGGCCCGGCTCTTCGTCGTCAGAGACGCACGCGAGTGCGCCGTGGGCGAGCAGTTGGTCCGGGCGGCCATGGACTACGCGGTGAGCCATGGCCGCCGCCTGGTCCTGGACGTGATGGTCAAGGACCAGGCGGCCATACGCCTTTACGAGCGCCTCGGCTGGTTCAGGACGGGGCGGACGACTCACCGCTTCGGCGCGGAACAGAGCATCGAGGCGATCTGCTACGCCGCCCCCGGCACCTGA
- a CDS encoding RNA-guided endonuclease InsQ/TnpB family protein yields MTTRRQVSGDTGHARYTYRLRVSSTARTGLEAEWARCRWIWNECVAMSRKVHHLNRETAGKTTCGPAQLDRMLTGARTAMAWLHEGASVPQQQTIRDFAKSRAKAMKDIRAGLPMRQRAGMPRVKKKREALPTLNYTTRGFRLKDGRLHLAGGIVLMVVWSRDLPCVPSSVRVYRDSVGHWYASFVVATEAQPLPATGRVLGVDWGVKETATTTSDAHDLPHAQHGKNAAQRLARCQRMMARRRPAKGQAASKGYRQAQTQTAKLYKKVARQRQDTARKWAKSVVRDHDAIAVEDFRPKFLAKTTMARKAADAAIGATKTALIDMGRKHARDIHLVHPAHTTMDCASCGARTKHALPLSERIYACTACGAVSPRDKNSARVMLVRAGLNPAGAEGARPPGALLPEAA; encoded by the coding sequence ATGACGACACGACGGCAGGTTTCGGGGGATACGGGGCATGCCCGGTACACCTACCGGCTCCGCGTGTCGTCGACCGCCCGCACCGGCCTTGAGGCCGAGTGGGCGCGCTGCCGGTGGATCTGGAACGAGTGCGTTGCCATGTCCCGCAAGGTCCACCACCTGAACCGGGAGACGGCCGGGAAGACGACGTGCGGCCCGGCTCAGCTCGACAGGATGCTGACCGGGGCCCGCACCGCGATGGCCTGGCTGCATGAGGGCGCCTCGGTGCCGCAGCAGCAGACCATCCGCGACTTCGCGAAGTCCCGCGCCAAGGCGATGAAGGACATCAGGGCCGGACTGCCGATGCGGCAGCGCGCGGGCATGCCCAGGGTGAAGAAGAAGCGTGAGGCCCTGCCCACGCTGAACTACACAACCCGTGGATTCCGGCTGAAGGACGGCCGCCTGCACCTCGCGGGCGGGATCGTGCTGATGGTGGTGTGGTCGCGGGACCTGCCCTGCGTACCGTCCTCGGTGCGGGTGTACCGCGACAGCGTCGGGCACTGGTACGCGTCGTTCGTCGTCGCCACCGAAGCCCAGCCGCTTCCCGCGACCGGCCGCGTCCTCGGTGTCGACTGGGGCGTCAAGGAGACCGCGACCACCACGTCCGACGCCCACGACCTCCCGCACGCCCAGCACGGGAAGAACGCCGCGCAGCGCCTCGCGCGCTGTCAGCGGATGATGGCCCGCCGCCGCCCCGCCAAGGGACAGGCCGCGTCCAAGGGCTACCGGCAGGCCCAGACGCAGACCGCGAAGCTGTACAAGAAGGTCGCCCGACAGCGGCAGGACACCGCCCGCAAATGGGCCAAGTCCGTGGTCCGCGACCACGACGCGATCGCCGTCGAGGACTTCCGCCCGAAGTTCCTCGCCAAGACCACCATGGCCCGCAAAGCAGCGGACGCCGCGATCGGCGCCACCAAGACTGCCCTCATCGACATGGGCCGCAAACACGCACGGGACATCCACCTCGTGCACCCCGCGCACACCACCATGGACTGCGCGTCGTGCGGAGCGAGAACCAAGCACGCACTGCCCCTTTCTGAACGAATCTACGCATGCACCGCGTGCGGAGCCGTGTCCCCCAGGGACAAGAACTCCGCCCGCGTGATGCTCGTCCGGGCTGGTCTCAACCCGGCTGGCGCTGAGGGCGCAAGACCCCCGGGAGCGCTGCTCCCGGAGGCAGCCTGA
- a CDS encoding endonuclease/exonuclease/phosphatase family protein, protein MAQQAYMTETDDNGGSGPEPRGTRLRRLISTFLRTLSRAPGRALAGWRGDPRVWRRGLVLAGFALAFSLVMLVHSRIPNRYGNLGSLTETFLPWIGVFVPVLLVLALVRRSAIALIAVVLTAVVWLNLFGGLLGDKTGSGGDLTVATHNVNAENPDAADTARDVAASEADVLALEELTDAAVPVYEKALAATYRYHSVQGTVGLWSKYPLSSVKPVDIKLGWTRAMRATITTPQGQVAVYVAHLPSVRVKLQAGFTARQRDTSADALGEAIADEPLTRVILLGDLNGTMNDRSLNAVTSQMRSTQGAAGNGFGFSWPASFPMARIDQIMVKGVDPVTSWTLPRTGSDHLPVAARVKVTTP, encoded by the coding sequence ATGGCGCAGCAGGCGTACATGACGGAGACGGACGACAACGGAGGCTCGGGACCCGAGCCTCGGGGAACCCGGCTTCGGCGCCTGATCAGCACTTTCCTCCGCACCCTTTCCCGCGCTCCAGGGCGGGCCCTCGCGGGCTGGCGCGGCGATCCGCGCGTCTGGCGGCGGGGCCTGGTCCTCGCCGGGTTCGCGCTGGCCTTCTCCCTGGTGATGCTGGTGCACTCGCGCATCCCCAACCGCTACGGCAACCTCGGCAGCCTCACGGAGACGTTCCTGCCCTGGATCGGCGTCTTCGTGCCGGTGCTGCTGGTGCTCGCGCTGGTGCGCAGGTCGGCGATCGCGCTGATCGCCGTCGTCCTGACGGCCGTGGTCTGGCTGAACCTCTTCGGCGGGCTGCTCGGCGACAAGACCGGCAGCGGCGGCGACCTCACCGTCGCCACCCACAACGTCAACGCCGAGAACCCCGACGCCGCCGACACCGCCCGTGACGTCGCCGCGTCCGAGGCGGACGTGCTGGCGCTGGAGGAGCTGACCGACGCGGCGGTGCCGGTGTACGAGAAGGCGTTGGCGGCGACGTACAGGTACCACTCGGTGCAGGGCACGGTCGGCCTGTGGAGCAAGTACCCGCTGAGCTCCGTGAAGCCCGTCGACATCAAGCTGGGCTGGACGCGCGCGATGCGGGCGACGATCACGACGCCGCAGGGGCAGGTCGCCGTCTACGTCGCGCACCTTCCCTCGGTGCGGGTCAAGCTGCAGGCCGGGTTCACCGCCCGGCAGCGCGACACGAGCGCGGACGCGCTGGGCGAGGCGATCGCCGACGAGCCGCTGACCCGGGTGATCCTGCTCGGCGACCTCAACGGCACCATGAACGACCGCTCGCTCAACGCGGTGACGTCCCAGATGCGTTCCACGCAGGGCGCGGCGGGCAACGGCTTCGGCTTCAGTTGGCCCGCGTCGTTCCCGATGGCGCGGATCGACCAGATCATGGTGAAGGGCGTGGACCCGGTGACGTCCTGGACCCTGCCCCGGACCGGCAGCGACCACCTTCCGGTGGCGGCGCGTGTGAAGGTCACCACACCTTAA
- a CDS encoding ATP-binding cassette domain-containing protein, which yields MTRIDKNPSGAGSAVTVRGLVKHYGETKALDGVDLDVREGTVMGVLGPNGAGKTTLVRILSTLLAPDSGQATVVGYDVVRQPRQLRRVIGLTGQYASVDEKLPGWENLYLIGRLLDLSRKDARTRADELLERFSLTEAGKRPASTYSGGMRRRLDLAASMIGRPQVLFLDEPTTGLDPRTRNEVWTEVKAMVGEGVTVLLTTQYMEEAEQLASELTVVDRGKVIANGGIEELKAKVGGRTLRVRPVDPLQVRPLARMIDELGVTGLAGTTVDTANGTLLVPILSDEQLTAVVGAVIARGVTVSSITTELPSLDEVFLSLTGHRAGAPQDTVPTETAETREEVAV from the coding sequence ATGACGCGAATCGACAAGAACCCCAGTGGCGCGGGAAGCGCTGTAACCGTTCGGGGGTTGGTCAAGCACTACGGCGAGACCAAGGCACTGGACGGCGTCGACCTGGATGTACGCGAGGGGACCGTGATGGGGGTGCTCGGGCCGAACGGCGCCGGGAAGACCACCCTCGTCCGGATCCTGTCCACCCTGCTCGCTCCCGACAGCGGGCAGGCCACCGTCGTCGGCTACGACGTCGTACGCCAGCCCCGGCAGTTGCGCCGGGTGATCGGGCTCACCGGGCAGTACGCCTCGGTGGACGAGAAGCTCCCCGGGTGGGAGAACCTGTACCTCATCGGGCGGCTGCTCGACCTGTCCCGCAAGGACGCCCGCACGCGCGCCGACGAGCTGCTGGAGCGGTTCTCGCTGACCGAGGCCGGCAAGCGGCCGGCGAGCACCTACTCCGGCGGTATGCGGCGGCGGCTCGACCTCGCCGCGTCGATGATCGGCCGGCCGCAGGTGCTGTTCCTGGACGAGCCGACCACCGGCCTCGACCCGCGCACCCGCAACGAGGTGTGGACCGAGGTCAAGGCGATGGTCGGGGAGGGCGTCACGGTCCTGCTGACCACGCAGTACATGGAGGAGGCCGAGCAGCTCGCCTCCGAGCTGACCGTCGTCGACCGGGGCAAGGTCATCGCGAACGGCGGCATAGAGGAACTCAAGGCGAAGGTCGGCGGGCGGACGCTGCGCGTACGGCCGGTCGATCCGCTCCAGGTGCGGCCGCTCGCCCGGATGATCGACGAGCTGGGCGTCACCGGGCTCGCCGGCACCACCGTGGACACCGCCAACGGCACCCTGCTGGTGCCGATCCTCAGCGACGAACAACTGACCGCCGTGGTCGGCGCGGTGATCGCGCGCGGTGTCACCGTCTCCTCCATCACCACCGAACTCCCCAGCCTGGACGAGGTGTTCCTGTCCCTCACCGGCCACCGCGCCGGTGCCCCGCAGGACACCGTGCCCACCGAGACCGCCGAGACCCGCGAGGAGGTCGCCGTATGA
- the panB gene encoding 3-methyl-2-oxobutanoate hydroxymethyltransferase: MTQLSAAHTKTSDGSKALYGGKGTRRITVRDLAVAKERGEKWPMLTAYDATTASVFDEAGIPVILVGDSAGNCHLGYETTVPVTLDEITMLSAAVVRGTNRALVVGDLPFGSYQEGPVQALRSATRLVKEAGVGAVKLEGGERSHRQIELMVESGIPVMAHIGLTPQSVHTTGYRVQGRGEEAAQQLLRDAKAIQDAGAFAVVLELVPAELAAEVTRMLHIPTIGIGAGPQTDAQVLVWTDMLGLTGGRVPKFVKQYADLRAVMSDAVKAFAEDVVGGTFPQEEHSVH; the protein is encoded by the coding sequence ATGACGCAGCTTTCGGCTGCCCACACGAAGACCTCCGACGGCAGCAAGGCGCTGTACGGAGGGAAGGGCACCCGCCGTATCACCGTCCGCGACCTCGCCGTCGCCAAGGAGCGCGGCGAGAAGTGGCCCATGCTCACCGCGTACGACGCGACGACCGCGTCCGTCTTCGACGAGGCCGGGATCCCGGTGATCCTGGTGGGCGACTCGGCGGGCAACTGCCACCTCGGGTACGAGACGACCGTGCCCGTCACCCTCGACGAGATCACGATGCTGTCGGCGGCGGTCGTACGCGGTACGAACCGCGCCCTGGTCGTCGGCGACCTGCCCTTCGGCTCCTACCAGGAGGGGCCGGTGCAGGCGCTGCGCTCGGCGACCCGGCTGGTGAAGGAGGCCGGGGTCGGGGCCGTGAAGCTGGAGGGCGGCGAGCGCTCGCACCGGCAGATCGAGCTGATGGTGGAGTCCGGCATCCCGGTCATGGCGCACATCGGCCTGACCCCGCAGTCCGTGCACACGACGGGTTACCGCGTGCAGGGGCGCGGCGAGGAGGCCGCCCAGCAACTGCTGCGCGACGCCAAGGCGATCCAGGACGCGGGCGCGTTCGCGGTGGTCCTGGAGCTGGTTCCGGCGGAGCTGGCGGCCGAGGTCACGCGGATGCTGCACATCCCGACGATCGGCATCGGCGCCGGGCCGCAGACGGACGCGCAGGTGCTGGTCTGGACCGACATGCTCGGGCTGACCGGCGGGCGGGTCCCGAAGTTCGTGAAGCAGTACGCCGACCTGCGCGCCGTCATGAGCGACGCGGTGAAGGCGTTCGCGGAGGACGTCGTCGGCGGAACGTTCCCGCAGGAAGAGCACAGCGTCCACTGA
- a CDS encoding MFS transporter: protein MTTPAVPAAPRIPEAVHRRRWAILGVLMLSLLIVVLDNSILNVAIKTISTPAPIGLGATQSELEWAINAYTLVFAGLLFSAGLLGDRIGRKKVLLGGLAVFGVGSALAAESGSPAQLIAFRALMALGAAFVMPATLAVLMNVFEREEQPKAIGVWAGGVGLAIAIGPITGGLLLDHFWWGSVFLVNVPIVLLAVGLMLWLVPESRDPKPGRLDPVGVALSVVGLVLLVYGIIKGGELADFTDPAVLATIGAGLVVLAAFVVFEKRSDHPSIDVGYFRNKVFSAAISVIALVFFALMGVTFFSVFYTQSVRGYSPLKTGLLLLPLAAAQLIFAPRARLVVDRIGIRATTTAAMLVLTATLAAFATLDADTPIWILEVVFFCMGAGMAHIMTPTSVVIMQALPREKAGSASALSNTFRQVGGALGIAVLGSVLSTAYRNGIEGHLGALPAGLRDTAGESIEATLGVAAKLGEPGRALIAPANDAFLHAMHVTALCGAGVALVGAVVVAAFLPGRPKPAQEDTEKGELVRAKS from the coding sequence ATGACTACTCCTGCCGTTCCCGCAGCGCCGCGGATACCGGAAGCGGTGCACCGGCGTCGCTGGGCGATCCTCGGCGTCCTGATGCTGAGCCTGCTGATCGTGGTGCTCGACAACTCGATCCTGAACGTCGCTATCAAGACGATCTCGACGCCCGCCCCGATCGGCCTCGGCGCCACCCAGAGCGAGCTGGAGTGGGCGATCAACGCCTACACGCTCGTCTTCGCGGGGCTGCTGTTCTCCGCCGGTCTCCTCGGTGACCGGATCGGCCGCAAGAAGGTCCTGCTCGGCGGGCTCGCCGTCTTCGGCGTCGGCTCCGCGCTCGCCGCCGAGTCCGGCTCGCCCGCCCAGCTCATCGCCTTCCGCGCGCTGATGGCGCTGGGCGCCGCCTTCGTGATGCCCGCCACCCTCGCCGTCCTGATGAACGTCTTCGAGCGCGAGGAGCAGCCCAAGGCGATCGGCGTCTGGGCGGGCGGCGTCGGCCTGGCCATCGCCATCGGCCCCATCACCGGCGGTCTCCTCCTCGACCACTTCTGGTGGGGCTCGGTCTTCCTCGTCAACGTGCCGATCGTGCTGCTCGCGGTCGGGCTGATGCTGTGGCTGGTGCCCGAGTCCCGCGACCCGAAGCCGGGCCGGCTCGACCCCGTCGGCGTCGCCCTGTCCGTCGTCGGCCTGGTCCTGCTCGTGTACGGCATCATCAAGGGCGGCGAACTGGCCGACTTCACGGACCCGGCCGTGCTCGCGACCATAGGGGCCGGACTCGTCGTCCTCGCCGCGTTCGTGGTGTTCGAGAAGCGCAGCGACCATCCGTCCATAGACGTCGGCTACTTCAGGAACAAGGTGTTCTCCGCCGCGATCTCCGTCATCGCGCTGGTCTTCTTCGCGCTGATGGGCGTGACCTTCTTCTCGGTCTTCTACACCCAGAGCGTGCGCGGCTACTCGCCGCTGAAGACGGGCCTGTTGCTGCTGCCGCTGGCCGCCGCCCAACTGATCTTCGCGCCGCGCGCCCGGCTGGTCGTGGACCGCATCGGGATCAGGGCCACGACCACGGCGGCGATGCTCGTCCTGACGGCGACGCTGGCGGCGTTCGCCACGCTGGACGCGGACACCCCGATCTGGATCCTGGAGGTCGTCTTCTTCTGCATGGGCGCCGGAATGGCCCACATCATGACCCCGACCAGCGTCGTCATCATGCAGGCCCTGCCCCGCGAGAAGGCCGGCTCCGCCTCCGCGCTGAGCAACACCTTCCGCCAGGTCGGCGGCGCGCTCGGCATCGCCGTCCTCGGCTCCGTGCTGTCGACGGCGTACCGCAACGGCATCGAGGGCCACCTCGGCGCGCTGCCGGCCGGCCTGCGCGACACGGCGGGCGAGTCCATCGAGGCGACGCTCGGGGTCGCCGCGAAACTCGGCGAACCGGGCAGGGCGCTGATCGCCCCCGCCAACGACGCCTTCCTGCACGCCATGCACGTCACCGCCCTGTGCGGCGCCGGAGTGGCCCTGGTGGGCGCGGTCGTGGTGGCCGCGTTCCTGCCGGGCCGGCCGAAGCCCGCCCAGGAGGACACGGAGAAGGGGGAGTTGGTGCGGGCGAAGTCGTAG
- a CDS encoding Arc family DNA-binding protein, whose product MDEEKRITLRLPAHLHEWLAAQAKSARRSLNSEIVYRLEVERAAAGADAESP is encoded by the coding sequence ATGGATGAAGAGAAGCGCATCACGCTCCGTCTGCCCGCCCATCTGCATGAGTGGCTTGCCGCTCAGGCCAAGTCTGCCCGCAGGTCCCTCAACTCCGAGATCGTCTACCGGCTGGAGGTCGAGCGCGCCGCCGCCGGAGCTGACGCCGAATCGCCCTGA